The following nucleotide sequence is from Microbacterium arborescens.
CTCGGGATGTCGCAGACGGCCCGGGTCAGATCGGCGCTGGAGACGGTCAGATCGAGCTCAGGCATGCCGCCGATTCTATCGGCGACCGCCGCACCGATAATCTGGGGGCATGAGCGAACGGTGGGCATGGGGCGTAGGACTCGCGACCTCGAGCAGCGACGGCACGACACTCGACACCTGGTTCCCGGAACCCGCGCTCGGCACGCCCGCGGCCGCCGAATCCGCAGCCGCCATGGTCACCTGGGCCCCGCTGGCCGCAGACGACGAGCGCCGCGGCGTGACGGTCGAGGCTGTCACCGTCTCCGTCGACCTCGATGCGGCGCCCGCCTCGACCCCCGACGCCTACCTGCGTCTGCACGTCATCTCGCACCGCCTCGCCGCGCCGAACACGGTCAACCTCGACGGCATCTTCGGGCACCTGCCCATCGTCGCGTGGACCACCGCCGGACCGATGCACCCCGACGAGGCGACGCGCCGCCGTCCGCTGCTGCAGCGCGACGGCATCCAGGTGCACAGCCTCGACAAGTTCCCGCGTCTGCTGGATTACGTCACCCCTCCCGGGGTGCGTATCGCCGATGCATCTCGCGTGCGCCTCGGCGCCCACCTGGCTCCGGGAACCACCGTGATGCACGAGGGGTTCGTCAACTTCAACGCCGGCACCCTCGGCGCCTCGATGGTCGAAGGGCGCATCTCGCAGGGCGTGGTCGTCGGCGACGGCAGCGACATCGGCGGCGGCGCGTCGATCATGGGCACGCTCTCCGGGGGCGGCAGCCACCGCGTGTCGATCGGACGCCGCACACTTCTCGGCGCGAACGCCGGCATCGGGATCTCGCTCGGCGACGACTGCGTCGTCGAGGCCGGGCTCTACGTCACCGCGGGTTCGAAGATCGTGCTCGCCGACGAGCCGGTCACGGCGTCGGGTGAGCGCCCGAGCGTCAAGGGTGCCGACCTCTCCGGCCGGGACGGCATCCTCTTCCGCCGCAACTCGCTCACGGGCGCCGTCGAAGCCGTGCGCCGAGCCGGTGTCGGCGTCACCCTCAACGAGGTCCTGCACGCCTGATCGCCCGACTGCCCGGCACGCGCCGCGGCTCAGACCAGCAGCACGGACAGCAGCCCGCCCCACAGGCAGACGACGGCGAGCATTCCGAGGCTGTACCAGAGCGACGCGCGGAGGATCTCGGATTCGCGCCCGGCAAGACCGACGGCGCCGGCGGCGATCGCGATCGACTGCGGTGAGATGACCTTCGCCGCGGTACCGCCCGCGGTGTTCGCCGCGACCAGCAGCGCCGGGTCGACCGCGATCTGCTCGGCCGTGGCCACCTGGAGCGGTGCGAACAGGGTGTTGTTGTTGACGACCGAACCCGTCAGGAACACCCCGATCCAGCCGATGATGGGTGCGAGCAGCGGGAAGAGGGGCCCGACCGCGGCCAGCGCCGTCCCCATCGAGGCCGAGCCTCCGGAGTAGTTGGCGATGTTCGCGAGGGCGAGGATGATCGCGATGAGCAGCAGTGCGCGCCACAGTCCCCGCACCGTCTCTGCCAGCGTCCAGAGGAGGTCGCTCGCGCGCAGACGCGGCGTCGTGAGGAACGACACGATCACCGCCAGCAGAATGGCTGTCCCGGTCGCGTTGAGCGGCGTGAAACTCCATGCCGCTGTGACGACGTCGCCGGCAGGGGTCTGCACGCTGCCGGTGAGCCCGGGCATCGGAACCGACACGACGAGGGCCGACAAGGGGCCGCCCGCGGCGAAGAGGTTCTTGAACACCGGCAGGCTCCACACCAGGATGACGGCGGTCAGGATGTAGAACGGGCTCCACGCCGCCACCACCTCGCGCAGGCCCGCGTGGTGGGGCTCGGGCTCGGGCGCGTCGGCTTCGCGATGGACGCGACGAGGTTGCCACACCCGTCCGAGGAGGAAGAGAGCGACCATCGCTGCGAGTCCCGCGCCGAGGTCCGCCAGCTCGGGCCCGAGGAACCAGAGCACGCCCGCCTGCACGCCGCTGAAGACGATCGTCACCAGCACGGTAGCGGGCCAGGTCTCTCGCAACCCTCGGAGGCCGTCGAGGATGATCACGAGCAGGAATGGGATGAGGAGCGTGAGCGGCTGGAGGATGAGCACCATCGCGCGGGAGAGCTCCTGCACCTCGAGACCGCTGACCTGGGCGCCGACGATGACGGGGATGCCGATGGCGCCGTAGGCACCGGCGGCCGCGTTCGCGACCAGCGAGATCATCGCCGCACGCAGCGGGCGGAACCCGAGCTGCACCAGGAGAGCGGCGCAGATAGCGATCGGCACGCCGAAGCCGGCCGCGCCTTCGAGGAAGGCGCCGAACGAGAAGCTGATGAGCAGCACCTGGATGCGCTGGTCCGTCGAGATCCCGCCGATCGAGGATCGGATGACGTCGAATCGCCCGCTGGCGACGGCGAGCTTGTAGAGCCAGACCGCCATGACGATGATGTACGCGATCGGCCAGATCGCGGTGAGCAGGCCCAGCAGGCCCGCGCCTCCGACGGCGGTGAGCGGCATCCCGAATCCGAGTACGGCGACGAGCAGCTGCGCGACCAGGGCGATGACACCGGCGAGGATGCCGCTGAGGCGGAGACCCACGAGCGCGACGAGGAACACGACGATCGGGATCGCGGCGACCAGTGCCGACAGGGCGAGTGAGCCGAGCGGATCCGTCGTCTGCAACCACATACGTCGCTCCCCTGCTCGTCCGTCGCGGCCCACCCTAGACCGGGCCGGAGGCGCGCGCGAGGGGGGCGTATGCTCGCGTCAGGAGGTAGCCCGATGTCGGATCGATTGCCCAAGAAGGTCTACGAAACCGAGCTTCGACGACTCCAGGCGCAGCTCGTCGACATGCAGGCCTGGGTACAGGCCACCGGCGCGCGCATCGTCGTGATCTTCGAGGGACGCGATGCCGCGGGCAAGGGCTCGACGATCAAACGTGTCACCGAATATCTCAACCCTCGGGTCGCGCGCATCGTCGCCCTCCCCGCGCCCACCGAGCGCGAACGGACGCAGTGGTACTTCCAGCGCTACGTCGCGCATCTGCCCGCCGCGGGCGAGATCGTCCTCATGGACCGGTCGTGGTACAACCGCGCCGGGGTCGAGCGCGTCATGGGCTACTGCACGAACGAGGAGTATCACCGGTTCCTGCACCAGGCGCCGATCTTCGAGCGGATGCTCGTCGAAGACGGCATCCTGCTGCTGAAGTACTGGTTCAGCGTGTCGGACGTCGAGCAGGAGAAGCGGTTCCGCTCGCGCAACGAGGATCCGATGCGGCGCTGGAAGCTCTCCCCCAACGACGTGCTATCGATCACGAAGTGGGAAGACTACTCGCGCGCGAAGGACACGATGTTCGTCCACACCGACATCCCCGAGGCGCGGTGGCACGAGGTCGACAACGAAGACAAACGGCGCGGACGGATCAACATGATCCACCACCTTCTCGCGCAGATTCCCTACGAGGTCGTCGAGAGGCCCGAGATCGAGATCCCGCCGCGTCCGCCGTCCGGCGGTTACGAGCGGCCCCCGCAACAGCTCGACGGCTACGTCCCCGATTACGCGGCGACCCTGCTCGAGCACTGACACGATAGGCGCGCGGCCCTCGAGCGGGAGGAGCCGTGCCGTCGGCAGGCTCACCCGCGTCCCTCGCCCCCGCCGAGCGCGATTGCGGCTGGCCAGCCTGTCAACGGGACGGCATCGTCACAGACGGCCGACGTGCGGCATCGCACCTCAGCAGCCTCGGTGCTGAGGCACACTCGGGTGACCGTTCGGCCGACGGGCGCGATAGTCCGTGCCGCCGACAGGATGACGCTCGCTGGCCGTCGCTGCGGGGCTGGCATCCGGACGATCAACCTGTCCACGGGCGGGACGGGACAGGAGGGGATCGAGCCGCGCGGCAGCACCGGAGGGGCGCGACCGGTCCCGCCGAGCGC
It contains:
- the ppk2 gene encoding polyphosphate kinase 2, whose protein sequence is MSDRLPKKVYETELRRLQAQLVDMQAWVQATGARIVVIFEGRDAAGKGSTIKRVTEYLNPRVARIVALPAPTERERTQWYFQRYVAHLPAAGEIVLMDRSWYNRAGVERVMGYCTNEEYHRFLHQAPIFERMLVEDGILLLKYWFSVSDVEQEKRFRSRNEDPMRRWKLSPNDVLSITKWEDYSRAKDTMFVHTDIPEARWHEVDNEDKRRGRINMIHHLLAQIPYEVVERPEIEIPPRPPSGGYERPPQQLDGYVPDYAATLLEH
- the dapD gene encoding 2,3,4,5-tetrahydropyridine-2,6-dicarboxylate N-succinyltransferase, coding for MSERWAWGVGLATSSSDGTTLDTWFPEPALGTPAAAESAAAMVTWAPLAADDERRGVTVEAVTVSVDLDAAPASTPDAYLRLHVISHRLAAPNTVNLDGIFGHLPIVAWTTAGPMHPDEATRRRPLLQRDGIQVHSLDKFPRLLDYVTPPGVRIADASRVRLGAHLAPGTTVMHEGFVNFNAGTLGASMVEGRISQGVVVGDGSDIGGGASIMGTLSGGGSHRVSIGRRTLLGANAGIGISLGDDCVVEAGLYVTAGSKIVLADEPVTASGERPSVKGADLSGRDGILFRRNSLTGAVEAVRRAGVGVTLNEVLHA
- a CDS encoding L-lactate permease; translation: MWLQTTDPLGSLALSALVAAIPIVVFLVALVGLRLSGILAGVIALVAQLLVAVLGFGMPLTAVGGAGLLGLLTAIWPIAYIIVMAVWLYKLAVASGRFDVIRSSIGGISTDQRIQVLLISFSFGAFLEGAAGFGVPIAICAALLVQLGFRPLRAAMISLVANAAAGAYGAIGIPVIVGAQVSGLEVQELSRAMVLILQPLTLLIPFLLVIILDGLRGLRETWPATVLVTIVFSGVQAGVLWFLGPELADLGAGLAAMVALFLLGRVWQPRRVHREADAPEPEPHHAGLREVVAAWSPFYILTAVILVWSLPVFKNLFAAGGPLSALVVSVPMPGLTGSVQTPAGDVVTAAWSFTPLNATGTAILLAVIVSFLTTPRLRASDLLWTLAETVRGLWRALLLIAIILALANIANYSGGSASMGTALAAVGPLFPLLAPIIGWIGVFLTGSVVNNNTLFAPLQVATAEQIAVDPALLVAANTAGGTAAKVISPQSIAIAAGAVGLAGRESEILRASLWYSLGMLAVVCLWGGLLSVLLV